In a single window of the Manis javanica isolate MJ-LG chromosome 16, MJ_LKY, whole genome shotgun sequence genome:
- the ACOT13 gene encoding acyl-coenzyme A thioesterase 13: MSCLTQNLREVMKALSSVGSFDRVLQKVTLVSAVPGKVVCEMKVEEEHINKMGTLHGGLTATLVDNISTMALLCTERGAAGVSVDMSISYMSPAKLGEDVMITAHVLKQGKTLAFASVELTNKATGELIAQGKHTKHLGNRTVA; this comes from the exons ATGAGCTGCTTGACACAGAATCTGCGGGAAGTGATGAAGGCTTTAAGCAGTGTTGGCTCTTTTGATAGAGTTTTGCAAAAG GTGACTCTTGTCTCTGCTGTTCCTGGGAAGGTGGTTTGTGAAATGAAGGTAGAAGAAGAGCATATCAATAAAATGGGCACTCTCCATGGTGGTCTGACAGCTACCTTAGTGGACAACATATCAACAATGGCACTGCTATGCACAGAAAGGGGAGCGGCTGGAGTCAGTGTCGATATGAGCATATC GTACATGTCACCTGCTAAACTAGGAGAAGATGTAATGATTACAGCACATGTTCTGAAGCAAGGAAAAACACTTGCATTCGCTTCTGTGGAACTGACAAACAAGGCCACAGGAGAATTAATAGCACAAGGCAAACACACAAAACACCTGGGAAACAGAACAGTAGCATGA
- the TDP2 gene encoding tyrosyl-DNA phosphodiesterase 2, whose translation MDPGTGLGVGPRGERENGEPAVKKRRLLCAEFASVASCDAAVAQCYLAENDWDMERALNSYLEPPVEEGAIKSCPEAPSEPKLCVDLTSEETTDSIASKTSTSENIQQEDGSTFSFITWNVDGLDLNNLQERARGVCSYLALYNPDVIFLQEVIPPYCSYLKKRASSYEIITGDEDGYFTAIMLKKSRVKFKSQEIIPFPNTKMRRNLLCVYASVSGNELCLMTSHLESTRGHAEERMSQLKMVLKKMQETPQIATVIFAGDTNLRDQEVARCGGLPSNILDVWEFLGKPKHCQYTWDTQMNSNLGISATCKLRFDRVFFRTAAEDGHIVPQSLDLLGLEKLDCGRFPSDHWGLLCNLDIIL comes from the exons ATGGACCCAGGGACCGGCCTCGGGGTCGGGCCGCGGGGGGAGCGCGAAAATGGGGAGCCCGCGGTGAAGAAGAGGCGACTGCTGTGTGCGGAGTTTGCCTCGGTGGCGAGTTGCGACGCCGCCGTGGCGCAGTGCTACCTGGCCGAGAATGACTGGGACATGGAG AGAGCGCTGAACTCCTACTTGGAGCCGCCCGTGGAGGAGGGTGCCATAAAAAGCTGCCCTGAGGCCCCCTCTGAGCCCAAGCTCTG TGTTGACCTAACCAGTGAAGAAACAACTGATTCCATTGCTTCTAAAACCAGCACTTCTGAAAATATTCAGCAAGAAGATGGCAGCACATTCTCTTTCATTACTTGGAATGTTGATGGATTGGATCTAAACAATCTGCAAGAGAGAGCTCGAGGGGTGTGTTCCTATTTAGCTTT GTACAACCCAGACGTGATATTTCTACAAGAAGTTATTCCCCCATATTGTAGCTACCTAAAGAAGAGAGCAAGTAGTTATGAGATTATTACAG GTGATGAAGATGGATATTTCACAGCTATAATGTTGAAGAAATCAAGAGTGAAATTTAAAAGCCAAGAGATCATTCCTTTTCCAAATACAAAAATGAGGAGAAAccttttgtgtgtatat GCAAGTGTGTCGGGAAATGAACTTTGCCTTATGACGTCCCATTTGGAGAGCACCAGAGGGCATGCTGAGGAAAGAATGAGTCagttaaaaatggttttaaagaaaatgcaagAGACTCCACAGATAGCTACAGTTATATTTGCAGGAGATACAAATTTAAGGGATCAAGAG gttgCCAGATGTGGTGGTTTGCCCAGCAACATTCTGGATGTCTGGGAGTTTTTGGGTAAACCTAAGCATTGCCAGTACACGTGGGATACACAAATGAACTCTAATCTTGGAATATCGGCTACTTGTAAGCTTCGTTTTGACCGAGTATTTTTCAGAACAGCAGCCGAAGATGGCCACATTGTTCCTCAAAGTTTGGACCTCCTTGGATTGGAAAAACTGGACTGTGGTAGATTTCCTAGTGATCACTGGGGTCTTCTGTGCAATTTAGATATAATATTGTGA